AATGCAATAACTAGTTTACCAAAAAAGTCTTCAGTACTCTAATAATTAGGAGTAGAATAATAAACATTTACCAGCAGAAATAATCTCAGAGAGATCCATATCCACATTTGTATCCTGTAGTTATTTGTATCAAACAACAACAAACCAACAATGAAATTAATACTTAcgaaatcaaaatataaatatctAGTCGACCACCATATTTATCGTTCAGTAAAAATCTGGCCTGGGTAATTCAAAGAGCAATATCAAGGTTCTGTACTTCCGGTAGAATGGGAGGAGGTACATTGGAGAGGGGTATTGATAGGCGTGTATGGATCCATGACAGCAGAAAACAGTGAAAATAAACATGAAAACACATGCAGAGATATCAACGGCACGTTTCTTTCGAGAAATGATTATGTCATGCTATGTGCATGTGATGAATAAAACAAATAGTAGAGAAATAGAGATATTTTCAAAGTTCAGCGATTCTAAGTCACAAGTCCCACACATGGGGTATAGCAAAGGTGTTGGCGGGTGTGTTGAAATTGTGATAAAACCACGGTGCAACTTATAAGCAACAAATATCACTTTAATTCAAATCGTATTCATAGGCAATAAATGGGAAGTAATACTTGTAATGCTAGGGAACCAACTTCTTTCGGCCAATATCAgccaattttttaaaaatttcccTATACTTTCCCAAGAAGAAATACAACATTTAGGTTCCAGTTTAGAAAAATACTGCGTAAATATTATCTTCTGAATTATGCTGTTTGACTAACTTTATTTAAACAAGAAAGAAAGGGAATTCACAATTCAGTAATTCACCTGTTTTGATGAAGCCAGACATCTTGTGATGAGTTCATAAAGACTGCCAAGAATGGTATTATTGAAATCAGAACAGCTTAAAAGGGCCTCTTCTGATGTATAATCAAATACCAGTGCACAAATGGTTGCCGCCATCATCATACTTGACATGTCATCAGTATTTCCTACGAACCATGATTCAGCAACAAAAATCAAGATAGATGCTCTACTCCGTTCTTTTCATTCAAACCTAAACTAATACAGGGTTTCTCTGGTATCCTTGTCTTTTCAAGAGTAGTATTGAACACAGTACCTACCAATTTTATGTTTTGAAGCAAACAACTACATGAACAAGCAAGGAATCAAATCATAAAAAAGCATAAAAAGGGAAGTTAGAGGCTGCCACCAAATGTGATACCTGACCAATAAGCCAATGCCCTCAGAAGACTAACAAAGGACGATTCATCTACTGTCAACTGAATTTTGTCATTCTATAGTAGAAAAGGTGCAACTTATATCAACAGTTTATATAACCAATATTGTTTATCATAAGGcttctttttaaataataaaaaaaaaaggatgaGAACATCACCTTTAGTAGAAGGTTCATTATTGTATCACATGCCAAAAAGATGCAACCATTGTCCTCAACCATATAACCATCTGGCCCAACTAATTTACTGAAGCAATCTATAACCTGCAAATAAAATCCATTATATTTAGCCACAAAACATAAAGCTTTGCTAGTGATGTTAAACAGGAAGCACCATCCTTGCAACAAATGTAAAAGGCAATCAAATTGATCATTCAAAGAGAATAGTTTACACTTTTGAGTCCTCCGCATGAAGCCATAGCTTTGCATCCTTCAATCTCCATAGTAATTTGACACAACAGGGGTAGCAGAAAGCACACAGCATAAAAGGGGCTGAAATATACAACAATAACTCTAAGaatgtaaaatattttctaCTCAACCAAATAACCAAAAACAGATTGCCAGATAAAAGGTTTATGATTTACCAATAATTATCTTTATAAAGATACCTTTgttcatcttctccttcaacAGAAAGCATATAGCCTAAAAGATTTTGAACCTTCTCCTTGCATGCAAGAGGCACTTCAGCAAGATAGCTGAAAAATgtaaggaaaaataaaattgaagacTTACAAAATTTTAGTGAAAATAACCTCAGCGAAATTCACACAATCATACTGCATTCTTTGCATCAGATACAGAAAATAGCAGCAGATAGTGCACTGGTAGCAACAATGTAGGACTATACCTCCCAATAATTCTAACAGATGCAAGTAAATCGTCCCCTTTCTTTTGCCCATGTTCCTGTGCAATTTCACCATTATACTTTGCTAAAACGtattaattactaaaattatgTAGAGTGACTGAGTTATACAACATACATTTGCATCTTCTAAATACTCTAGTACAACCATAATTGTCTCATTAAGTTGGTGAATCAGCTTTGTCAAGGTGCCTTCATCAAGCAGGTTTCCTACAAAAGAACATCAGTTGATCGTTACTTAAAAGTCTTGTAATCCCACCCACGTGTTCTGCCCAACCTAAAGCCAGAAGCAATGATATGATAATAACCATGCAAACATGTGAAAGAATACACATGATCTGCTCACAATAGAAAGGTAAGTGGGATAAATTTGAGAAGAGCTTCTATAGGATTCCACAGTGAATTGAATTACCATCATTTCCACCAAtgtttgaaattaattttattatcttCTCAACCAAAGAGTAGGCAACAGCGACATTTCGCCGCTTTAGCACAATTGCCTCAGCAGTAGCTGATGTATCCTGCGGTGCTTCATACTTTAGATAGGCCAACTCATTCAGCAGAACAGCAATTTCAACCCTTGACTGCTCCAAGACAAGCAATAAACACCTAAAAAAACATAGTAGTGAGAAATGAAGCTATGAGTGCACAATGCAGACAACTTAAAAAGTTGTCATTTAATTATCAGACTTACATTTCAGCTGGAGATTGTACAGCACTTGCGCTTACTTGGTTAATCAACCAATCTTCTCCATATATGGAAACCATAGACTCAGCTAAGAAGAGAGCCTGAAGCCTTTCAGCAGGAGCTGCATATGAATTACAAATCAAGATAGATAGAAACAAGCAATTCGTCTAGTTAGTCAAACCGAAACACAGTAGTTAGAAATAAGAACATTTTTTAGTTTTGTAAAAGTCCATATGATCTGTGTAAAATCTCAAGATCACCTCATCTAGAAGTCCCAAACTCTTCCTCCAATACAATAATCCCTGTCCGCTTATGGAACATTAAAATATACCTTTATAGCATCAAACACCTTTCTCTAAGTAACAGTATATCGTTTtctattttccttttaattttgtgaagtTTTCTTAGGCCTTCTTACAATAATCCCAACCTCCTCTTTTAGCTACAATCACAATCTTCTTGTTTTTTATAACAAAGCTTGCAGACTTACTGCACCTTTTAGTTTGTAAGATCACAAAGTAGTATATACCTTCATCAGCTGAGACACTAGTACAGTTACAACTATAATGAACCTAGTGGGGAAACAAATAAAGAGGAACTAAGAAAAACAAGGTAAAATAGCATAGTAAATATATCTCAGCAAATGGTCTCAACATACCAACACGATTCTGCAAAACAGCAACAATACCAATGCGAATATTGTCTGAAATATTATCTTTGGAAAGTGTTCGAAGTGCAGCAAGAAATTGTGCCTGAAAGAGCCAAGAAATTGAAGTCAAATGCATGGAATTTGCAAGGCAAATGAATCAAAACGTATGCacataaaaaaatgttataagAAATTAAGTACTCTTGACACAGTATTTAACCTATGAAGATCactaaaaaaatccaaaaataacaGTTCAATTTATGGAACTTTGGTGTTATCCATGCATAGACTAAAAGAATTGACCTGACCAAGAAGATGAGACTTCAAACCAATTAGGAAATATTCATATGAAATATCCTAAATCAAGTGAACAATACTTTATCAAAAGTGTTCCCTAAACCTGCATTGCAAAAGAGACGACATGGAGAACATGAACCCAATCCTAACCCAAACTGCAGCTAGGTAAATATTATAGCAATTTTCAGTCACTTAGCTTATGTAAGAcgaccttttttttttcaattttaatatttatcctACATTTTAGGATCTTGTTACCTGAAAGCAACAGAATAAGGCACGAAAGCCTACCGTGTCTTTTGGAGAAAGAATGCCATTAAGCAGGTGGAGAGCATCAAATTTTAAGGATGTGTGTAAGACTGCAAACTGCCTTGCTATTGCTGTTAACTGTGGAAAGACACACCGAGAATATAGCTTTATATATCACAGGGGAAGATTACAGAACCAAAATCAAAATGAAACAAATTAACTCTAATGCAAAATACTCAAAAGGTACACTCACAATAACCAAGAGCTCAGGTAAGTAATCATTGTAGATTATATCCAAGGATATCCTACTCAAAATCAATTGCAAGAGTTTTATAGATATTTCCATTAGATGTGAACCTGCATAAAGTTTGACAATTGTGAATCGTGGACAATGAAAATAAGAATCAGCAGATCATAAAATCCCGTGTTTTGAGTTGTGCATACTACAGGAAGATGACTACtataaaaagaatgaaaattttaattttattaaatgtgtatttttaaaaattcaaaacgaAATCTTCCCATCCTTTCCAAATAACTCCTGCAGCTTGTTCACTCACTTGGACATAGTATACAAAGAGTGAGTTCAACTTCCCAACCAAATCTTTCTTATGTGGCACATAAATGAAGAGATCAAAGGACCTTTGGTAGATTATGTCAACCAAGAATTGACCCAATATTATAAAGGAATATTAATATTAATGGTTCATAGGAGAGGTTTGAGAACAAAAAATCTCTTTTCATTACAATTTCAGCTTGTCCTATATTGACCAGTCACCAGTCTGAAGCAGGAAGCCATCCCAGCAGTCAACAAGAACTTACCATCCTGCAGAGAAGACATTTGAGAAGCTAGTATCTTGATGCCTCCAGATTCATAAAGCTTCATAATTCCATCACTAGATGCAGCCGATACCAAGTATAAAAACTCATAGCATTCTTCAAGAACCGACGAACCAGATCTAAACAAGAAACTTAATAAATAATAAGACATGATCACTTGGTCAAAAGTACTTAAAGAGCAAGCTATTGCGTACATGTAATAGCAAATTTCAAACTCCCTTGCTATTTTCATACTTTTTTCACGAAATACGACTTATAAGACTCCACGTTACAAGATCCAATTTGTTCATCCACCATTTGCAAACAAAAGAAATAACTGAATTTGGTCCCTTTTTTTTCTGAACATTGTCCAACTATGCAAGTAATTTGTCGCATTTAGTTGTCTCCgaaataaaaatacaaagaCAATAGACACAGAAACTCAGTTTGGTTATGGGGTCAAGGACAAACACACAAGCTATCCGTCTCTGTCTCTCTATCTTTGTATTTCAGTCTAAGAAATAGAATCTAAACACAGTCTATACAACCCTTAAACGAAGAATCCATGGAATAGTGAAGTATATGAAATAACTGCACATCCAATGTGCTATCATAAACCGAAGCACTGAACCACAGTGTGCTGCTATTTCATCTATCATCAATCTATCCGTATGTATGGTAGTAGCACATTGCTTCCAATACAAGAATAGTATGTtatcaataatttaaaattcaaaactatataaaattaaaaaagcaagcgagaggagagagagagtgagtacGGGGTGGAGATGACTTCCAAAATGAGAGGGATTTTTGAAAGCATGTCTTGAGAAGAAGCAATATCAGGAACGCGACACAAAGCAGCAAGAACAGTAACGGCAAGGTGCAAATATGCAACTCGATTATCGTTATTAACAGATTCGGGTTTAGGCATGCCGGTTCTGAGAAGGCGATGGAGGAAGGAGGTGCCGACGGCGTGGTAGACCTTACGGAGGGAGGAGTGATCCTCTGCTTTGCAGAACTTGGTTACCAGAAGGAGTCCAGCTAGGCGCTGCTCGTCTCGATCTCCTTTCAGAAGCTTCAAGCATTCCTCCATGTTCGGACATTGTTCGTGTTCTTCTTGCTGTGTCTGTGACTGTGTaagcataattgaattcaataTGCAGCAGCATCAGAATATAACATAACATatcaagagagagagagagagagagagctcaCCATTGACGTGGAGGTGGAGCACTCTCCAGCATGGGAGACCTTATCAGCTTCCATGGAACTGAACCTAAGTACCTGACCTCTGCTACGCTTTTCACTTCCACTTCCGCAATTGAAATGAGAATGCGAGCCTTCTCGAAGATGAAGGCGATGAACTGGAAAGTGGAAAGTGGAAACAGCGCCGTATACGGGCTCgctcagattttttttttggggtcAGGGTTTAGGCCCACGACGGGCCCAAACCGCCGAAAAGACAGAACTCCAACCCTAAGACCCTAAAACCCGACCCGAAGATCACAGATCTCTTCCATCTCCTCGACGCCGGTTCCCCTCTAGCTGCTGCCTTCTGCTGAATGCTTCGTCTCCGTCGCCGTTCTTCGCGCTGTCTCCTACATTGGCGCCTCCCCGACTCAGCCATTCGGTCTCGCCTTGCTAGCAGCCGCCGCCAACACAGAAGCGCGACGCCTTCTCTTCCGAGGTCCATTGGCAGTCCTTGTTCGCGCCGCTATCTGACCCGCACGGTTAATGTTCCACTGGTTAACGGGctaatcatttttattatttatactgGGCCATTTAACTACCAACTCATGGCCCAATGTCTCTGTGTTTAAC
This sequence is a window from Arachis stenosperma cultivar V10309 chromosome 10, arast.V10309.gnm1.PFL2, whole genome shotgun sequence. Protein-coding genes within it:
- the LOC130956494 gene encoding uncharacterized protein LOC130956494 yields the protein MEADKVSHAGECSTSTSMSQTQQEEHEQCPNMEECLKLLKGDRDEQRLAGLLLVTKFCKAEDHSSLRKVYHAVGTSFLHRLLRTGMPKPESVNNDNRVAYLHLAVTVLAALCRVPDIASSQDMLSKIPLILEVISTPSGSSVLEECYEFLYLVSAASSDGIMKLYESGGIKILASQMSSLQDGSHLMEISIKLLQLILSRISLDIIYNDYLPELLVILTAIARQFAVLHTSLKFDALHLLNGILSPKDTAQFLAALRTLSKDNISDNIRIGIVAVLQNRVAPAERLQALFLAESMVSIYGEDWLINQVSASAVQSPAEMCLLLVLEQSRVEIAVLLNELAYLKYEAPQDTSATAEAIVLKRRNVAVAYSLVEKIIKLISNIGGNDGNLLDEGTLTKLIHQLNETIMVVLEYLEDANEHGQKKGDDLLASVRIIGSYLAEVPLACKEKVQNLLGYMLSVEGEDEQSPFYAVCFLLPLLCQITMEIEGCKAMASCGGLKSVIDCFSKLVGPDGYMVEDNGCIFLACDTIMNLLLKNDKIQLTVDESSFVSLLRALAYWSGNTDDMSSMMMAATICALVFDYTSEEALLSCSDFNNTILGSLYELITRCLASSKQDTNVDMDLSEIISAGFSRWAHRYPHIREAMKT